One window of the Roseovarius sp. THAF9 genome contains the following:
- a CDS encoding aspartate carbamoyltransferase catalytic subunit → MTAPQDEWEGILDPGEQVLWQGRPDPAITFRAANAVALVFGLFFAGFALFWMVMAAQAGGLFWVFGLIHFSVGLGIAFGGIFWEPWKRRHTWYTLTDRRAFIAQDLPFRGRTLKSYPTTDRTRLEFRDSTPGSIMFDHEMRRRKNGHYRVDIGFERIAEAGEVLRLMRQVQERQSA, encoded by the coding sequence ATGACAGCCCCGCAGGACGAGTGGGAGGGCATCCTCGACCCCGGCGAACAGGTGCTTTGGCAGGGACGGCCCGATCCGGCGATCACGTTCCGGGCCGCGAATGCCGTGGCGCTGGTCTTCGGCTTGTTCTTCGCGGGGTTCGCGCTGTTCTGGATGGTGATGGCGGCGCAGGCGGGTGGTCTGTTCTGGGTGTTCGGCTTGATCCATTTTTCGGTCGGGCTGGGGATCGCCTTTGGTGGGATCTTCTGGGAGCCTTGGAAACGGCGGCACACGTGGTACACGCTGACCGACAGGCGGGCCTTCATTGCGCAGGACCTGCCGTTTCGGGGCCGGACGCTGAAAAGCTATCCCACAACGGACCGGACAAGGCTTGAGTTCCGGGATAGTACGCCGGGGTCGATTATGTTCGATCACGAGATGAGACGGCGCAAGAACGGGCATTACCGCGTGGACATTGGTTTCGAGCGGATCGCGGAGGCCGGGGAGGTGCTGCGTCTGATGCGGCAGGTTCAGGAAAGGCAGAGTGCATGA